TTCAAAAAATAATTAATAAATATTAATCAACATCCTTGTATGATTTAACAACATACTCTTTTGTATGATTTTTATCGTCAATAGAGTGTCTAGATTGGTAACAATACACATCACTCCATGTATATTTAACCTGAGCCCAGCTTTTATCTCCATCATATTTGTAATCGCCCATTTCAGTTTTGCTATCCCAACGCTCGATTCTAGCTGCAACAGAATAATCTGTATCAGTTTTTTCCATAGTCTCTGCTTCACCTTCGTCATCTCCAAACCACGAAAGATTAAAATCACAATCAAGCTCTGCCTTTGCGCTACAATCTTTATATTCCAATGTAGTTGATTTGGTAGCTAAAGCTACACCAGAACTTATTAATAATACTCCTACCATAAAAATACTACCTATTTTTTTCATATTCATAATATCAATCCCTTCATCATTTTCAACGGATGCACCTGTCATGATTAATATAACATTTTTCTAATCACCAATCAATATAATTCGTTAAATTAATTTGTTAAAATTTATTAACTATCTTTTTAAAATAAATTTATTTTTATACTTTTTGTTAACATTAATCCACGCAAAAAAAATCCTCTATTCCAAAGTTGACTAATCTACAACAAAATTTGGACATAGAGGATTGAATTTCATACTAATAATATATATTACTTTAACCTAGAAAGCTTAAGTTTTTGCTTATTTTTCAGCATTTAATCTATCACTTGCCTCTAACAACCTGCGCTCCAAAATAAACCACAGCGGCAAATAATATAATAGATGCTCCTGATGCAATATTGAATGTATATGACAGATAAAGTCCCACTATACTGTAAAGCATACCAAATCCTATAGCTCCCGATATTACTTTTTTTAG
This sequence is a window from Tissierellales bacterium. Protein-coding genes within it:
- a CDS encoding metal ABC transporter permease: LYTMIALSIVVLIKVVGIILVIALLTIPAATAKLFFVDLKKVISGAIGFGMLYSIVGLYLSYTFNIASGASIILFAAVVYFGAQVVRGK